From Solanum stenotomum isolate F172 chromosome 2, ASM1918654v1, whole genome shotgun sequence:
GCTTCCCATGTGTCATGTAGCAGAGATGTATCTAAGGGGTGATGGAGTTGACGTGAACTCatgtttttctttcaaaattatatataataatattatatattttttaaaagtattgaaatatagatgtgtgaacccacactAGGAGTATTACATAATGCGATAATGACTAAGTGCGCCTCTTTacgtgaggttagaaatttgaaatttgtatttatcttgatttttttttctttctaaaattagataacactTCTCTAAGTGGTAATTGGTAGCACTTTTGAacctataatattaaaattttaacagTCTTCAGTAGTAAAAACCTAAATATCgaataaatcaattttatatCTTAGATCAATCTTTTTGTAATAGTATACCCATCATCTAAAAATCCTGAATACGCCTATGCTAGAATGCTTTTCGAATGCATAATCAAGTTGTGGTGTTAGGACTTACGTGTGTCAATCTCAATtaggaagaacaaggttctccACACCCCTTGAGATTCTTGTAAGTAATGCTTGAGGTTTTAGTAACGGACTCATTCAAATCCATATTTAGTAAAAGACTAAAAGTGCACCCCTAATTATCCCCACACCTCCTTATTTATCATGTATGTCTGtgtgacattattttttttcatcccCCATTTGGATAGGctgaaaaaaataacttttaaatcaaatataaaaagtcaaactttaAATGAcctttaagtcaaaaaataaaaagtagggagTCCTACTTTTggtttataactttttttaagtcattttaaacctattttaagttatttttaactttgtcaaacactctaaaaaaataaaaatgacttagaagtagatttgaccaacttttaagtcaatttaaaCATGCtctaagagcctgtttggattggcttaaaagttggtcaaacctacttttaagttaggttttgacttctgaaagtgtttggcaaatataaaaaataacgtaaaacaagtcaaaaatgacttgaaaTAAGTTacgaagtgtttgacaaggtaaaaaatgacttaaattaagtcagaaaccaaaagtaggtcccccctactttttttttgacttaaaagtcatttgacttttcatttttgacttaaaaactaatttcttttaagccaatccaaacgggaTCTAAGACTTTTTCAATCAATATAATCCAACCATATACAAGTTGTTATcgtcctttttttttgttacaccAAAAGATAATATCTTAAATACTGATCAAAGTGgataaaatgacataaatagtcaTTTAACTATAGGAGTAGAACTAAAATGGtctcttaactatacacttacagatttagtcctttaactattcaaaaacttatcagctttggtcccttaactatacacttactgattttagtcctttaattataaatttaccaattttaatgtaacaccccgtatccgaaacaaaccaaaaaaatgcagattttgagaagttgcaggtgcaacccacggttgccatccacggaccgtaggtcagaccacggtctgtgctggtggtccgtggttcgccactgcaacccctccccagccagctcagaaaattggttaagtctcgactcacggacagacccacggtccgtagatcagacctcggtccgtggtctgtgtccgtggatcaagacctcctttacccaacctctgacatgaactacggttgaccagcacggaccgtcgttcgatccacggtccgtaggtctgaccgtagatcgaaggttagcagccagttagctgaaaattctgatgggtcaacttcagatggtcataacttttagcacaaaatgaattatgtgtcccatgacctatggttagatagataattgaattatctttccaacgccactgagtttgctaaattccgacctccgagtaaaaagttatgctcgttttagtgaaggcctgtcgagcaggcttgacttacggacgcaatctacggaccgtagattgacctacggcccgtaggtccaatccgtaggtcactccgacagcagttaattcaggggtcttttggtcttttcctatttcgtttaacccctaagatacgtcgtttagaccctaaatcatgaggttttaattagtttaagcctagaaacataactagaacttacctaagtcaaatcattaatcaaacttagaagaattagaagcaagagaggagaaaaaggtcaagaaccctagttcaagaacgcagcaaggtttcttcagttccagccccgaaatcgaaagatttctccgtggaattcgtcaccaggtatgtgggatttcactagtgggttcctttcgcccattaggtccctagaattcagtcagattcttgattccatgattatgaacagacctagggtttctagaatttcaacagatcatcatgaattagttatttaaatgttccaaatcagattatcatgttattgctcagtttatcgcatgaatttcagaaccctagctatgtatttctttagttcttgaattacacatgctaggtcagatatttcagtattcagttttacatgcctcagtttatgaatgcatcattatcagattaattgttgcattctcagtttgcatgttcagtttcgagctatccagtatttacagaaattcagtcataactagttaaccacttaattcattgggagtagcataataccgagttggactagggtttcagcgtacccatatagtcccagaactacgagccacgtaggtgtaagtcccctctgtgggcaacatcagtttagtgatcacgccagcatgcctctatacctctggcagggtatattgggtcctctcgatggggcgtatacatcggactccacatttagctcatgtggttttatgtcggttattagtagctcccacagttcagtcagactctattgcattgaccacatttacagttcagtcagtattcagtctcagcatgttataaatttggtcattgcatcagttagctcagtattcagtatttcagtatctatatcatgttcagattatttcattgctttattgctttgttcagttatatgttatttcagctttactctatcctgcatgctcagtacctttcaagtattgacgcatacgtgggctacatcttctcgtgatgtaggttcatgttctcagcatccagatcacgcttagattgattcccgatcttcagttcagcagaatcagttggtgagtcctcattcttcggggacaatagtcatgagtttcttttcagtgttttagtctttagtttcagttttgctagacttagctggggcatgtcccagcatttctagtcagtttagaggcttatttcagacatagttagattcagcttagtattgagttaatgacttctttgtattaaactcatcagttttcatatatctcagttatagtatatgggtattcctcATCTTtccagatttatttatgaattagcttccgcatcagtttattatctttagtatgctcatgatcatgccagcagggttagcttgggatcacttgtggtcctaggtcccgtgtccgcatctcgggggtagctcggggcgtgacatttaGTACTTTAATTATTCAAAGACTTATCAAGTttggtctttgtccattttttaaatacaaataaccTAGGTTTATATTAACAGAAATCTTTGTGAAATTTAatctttaacccattttttaagttgtttctcTATCCCCCGcccttttttcttcaaactaCTCTTGTGAAAAGAACAATAACGTCaacgattcaaaataaaattaatgagaaAAGAAGATATAAGTCCTAATTTTATTCAATGAGGATAAAATTAGGCATAGAATTGTTgttaatgacttgaatatgctaatCAGTGcggattttatttaatttactcaaatttctttacgtaaaataaaatgaatagaataataaaattgatctatttaaaaaaataaaaaaaattacaaatctatcattttataaatttcaatttctgaaaaattaaataaatttcgTTCAATGAAGTCGTTGGAGTACAAACTTTGAATTTAACGGGTAATAAACTTTTTATTCTTATAATAAAgtttagcatattcaagtcattagtagcaataatatgattCATTTTATCCTCcgttaaataaaattatgacttatattttctttcctcgtgaattttattttaaatcgatGAGGTTAAAGTTCTTCGCATAaggttaatttgaagaaaaagtagcggagagagagaaacaatagaaaaaattgctaaaagatttaatttcttgaaacaTGAATTCCATTAATATAAACCTAAGCTATttgtgtttaaaaaaaaatggacaaagaccaaAACTGttaagtttttgaatacttaaaagACTAAAATTGATAAGTTTATAGTTAAGGAACTAAAACTagtaagtgtatagttaagagacaaaaaatgataagtttttgaatagttaaatgATTAAATCTGTTAaatgtatagttaagggaccatTTTAGACCTAATCCTATAATTAAGGGactatttatgttattttctcGATCAAAGTGCAACCAAATATGTTattcaaaatacttttttaTAAGGACTTTAATGTATAGTATAGAACCAAGACAATTCGAATCTAAGAAGTCTTTAATTAAGAATGAAGTACTAGTATTTATCACTTCACTACAATTTTTGTTGGTGacttttttcttaattactcAGCCATAATgcatggaaaaaaataaatttatgaagtaataattaattaaattgaggTGATTTGACTAATTGTTTGAACAAATTAAATCATATTGCTTCAGTTTAATCCTAATTATGTATCTTTTAAGGACAAGGAtcacaatttataaatttaataattccaCTCTTCCTATATTTTCCTTTCTCTAagctttattatttattatttataaaataaatcctAGCCTTCATATTTCTTTCATAACCACATGCAACAAGCGATCAAAATTTATcagattaatttgaattcacgTCGATAATGATGAAAGAGGATAGATCACATgcaccattttttattttttttacaccAATCACATAGTTAGAAGTCACTAATTCAAGTAATAAGATTCATGTCAAAGTAGAGATAATCTTCTGGTACATAGATCACATATATAACGTGTGctatgaaaataattttgatcacATATTGCACCCTTTACTTCTCTTTAAACCTATTAAACATTCAAAATTCACCGATTTAACTAATTCAAATTCACGTTATATAAGAATTATAAGTCCAAAGTCTAATTAAAAGACATGTTTTTCCAAGTAAACAGATCAAAAAGTCCGGTTCTCAAAAACTTTTGGAATCCAAAAGATATTATATCTCCATATTAGACCTTACTTCTATCTAGAGAGAATGTTTCTAACCGATCACCTGCTTAAATAAAAGCATTCCAAAGTATATCGAAACATAAAAGAACACAGAAACAATTATGAAGTTGATatgaatcaaaaaataaaaactcatatcagtttaaataaaataataacatacgtatcatatatttattaaattgataTAAACATATCAGATGTGAGTAGTAGTTTTGTTTTCCGATAAAACAGGTGATCGGTGAGAAACAAGAGTTTCTTTGCTAACCACCGATCTATTTCAGTATAGGCAAATTTAAAACTAACACTTCCACAACACATGCATGTTGAGAAAGAGTGCAAGTTTAAAATACGCATGTAGTTTCGGTGAGATCTTTTCGctcttaattaaatatttagaatttgaattttgaatatgattttctatatatattagGAAAAATTGCCCTTATGCAGTACGAATATTAAAATActgaacaaaaaaaaaccatGCATATTATATTGCAtctaggattttaagtttagtttGGTACATTAACAGATGTAGATTCAGAATTTCGGAAAGATGGATGCATACACTACTACAAAGAGATAGATTCAAGATATAAATTTGACgagttcaatttttatttttttgattaaatagtagtaataagtttttttttacgtatataactatgatttttttttcttgttccaTGCACAAAAATATATCATCTAATTAAACCGTAaaaacttttgaagaaaaaaaaaaccatatagagatttgatttatcatatatatataaggaatGTCGAGAATTGTAGCTCAATCTCTTTATGATCAGAGACAAATGGTAGAAATGTTGTCGCCCACGATTGCTCCGTTGTTGAACAACGTCGGAGATCATGTCACCGGCGACGAAGCTGAAACTCCAGTTCATCAAGTTCTGACGATGCAGCCGCAGAACTCTATTCCGTTTGTACTGTCATTTAGCAACCTCACATATAGCGTGAGAGTTCGCCGGAAAGTTGCATTTCCGGCGATATACGGTGGCCGGGCAGAGGAAGCGCCGGTCACGAGGACGAAGGTGCTTTTACATGATATATCAGGAGAGGCGCATGACGGAGAACTACTCGCAGTGCTCGGCGCGTCTGGTTCAGGGAAATCGACTCTGATCGATGCGTTAGCTAATCGAATTGCGAAGGAGAGCTTGAAAGGGGAGGTAAAATTGAACGGCGAGAAATTGCATACGAAGTTGCTGAAAGTAATATCGGCGTACGTAATGCAAGACGATCTCCTTTATCCGATGCTTACAGTGGAAGAAACGTTAATGTTCTCAGCAGAGTTTCGGCTTCCACGGACTCTGTCGAAATCGAAGAAGAAAGGTAGAGTTCAAGCTTTAATCGATCAATTAGGACTCCGAAACGCCGCCAAAACTATAATCGGCGATGAAGGCCACCGTGGAGTCTCCGGCGGTGAAAGACGGAGAGTTTCAATCGGAATCGACATCATCCATGACCCGATCATCTTATTTCTCGATGAACCTACCTCTGGTCTCGATTCCACCAGTGCTTTCATGGTGGTTAAAGTTCTTCAGCGAATCGCACAGAGCGGAAGTATTGTGATAATGTCGATTCATCAGCCAAGTAATCGAATTCTCGGTTTACTTGATCGATTGATCTTCTTATCACATGGACAAACTGTTTACAGTGATTCACCGTTCAATTTACCCCAATTTTTCGTGGATTTTGGTCATCCAATTCCAGAAAACGAGAACAGAACAGAGTTCGCGCTTGATTCAATCCGCGAACTCGAAGACTCACCTGATGGAACAAATAATTTAGTTGAATTCAACAGAAAATGGAAAAATACTAATCGGAATTCTGCAACAACGCCGGCGAGATATGATTTGTCATTAAAGGAAGCAATAAGTGCAAGCATTTCCAGAGGAAAATTGGTTTCTGGTGCAACGAATGATGCTGCTAATCCTACTGCTATGGTTCCTACTTTTGCAAATCCAATATGGACCGAAATGGTTGTACTGTCAAAGCGATCATTCACAAACTCATGGCGTATGCCGGAGATTTTCTTCGTCCGTTTCAGTGCAGTAATGGTCACGGGTTTCATCCTCGCGACCATTTTCTGGCGGCTCGACAATTCCCCTAAAGGCATATGGGAACGCCTTGGGTTTATCGCATTCGCAGTGTCAACAACTTACTACATATGCACGGAGGCATTGCCCATTTTCATTCAGGAGAGGTACATTTTCATGAGGGAAATGGCTTACAATGCTTATCGGAGATCGTCTTATTGCCTCTCTCACGCTTTGGTTTCGCTACCAGGTTTGATATTCCTCTCTTTATTGTTCGTGACCCTGACGTTCTGGGCTGTTGGCCTAGACGGTGGAGCTTCGGGCTTTTTGTTCTACTTTTGTGTCGTTCTAGCTTCAATCTGGGCGGGGAATTCATTCGTCACTTTCCTCTCTGGTGTCGTTCCTCATGTCATGATTGGGTACATAATTGTAGTTGCATTACTCGGATACTTCCTCCTCTTCAGCGGATTCTACATGAACCGCGATAGGATCCCATCTTACTGGATATGGTTTCATTACCTCTCGCTCGTGAAATACCCGTATGAAGCAGTGTTACTGAACGAATTCAAAGACCCCACGAAATGCTTCGTTCGTGGGGTTCAATTGTTCGATAACAGCCAACTGGGGGATTTACCAAATTcaataaaggaaaaattgttGGAAAATATAAGCGAAACATTGAACGTAGCGATAACAAGTTCCACTTGTTTAACCAGTGGTGCAGATATATTGCTGCAGCAAGGGATAACTCAACTGAACAAATGGAATTGTTTGTGGGTAACAATTGCCTGGGGATTTTTGTTTAggattttgttttatttctctttgttattgggaagtaaaaataaaagaaggtaATACATAAGTTAGATAACATGATATCATAATAATGTACTCAAAGATAATTTTGAATGTCATATTTTCACGAGTTTCATCTCAAATATTCATCTGGATCCACCTTCTTTGTAATAGTACCTACAATCCATCTTTTGTAAATCTTAAATCCGTGTATGCTTATGTACCAAACCGAAATTTGAATTCCTCAATAGAGCAAAAAATTCCATGTCTTGGAGGCTTACATTACAATATCTTAGTATAACATTGTTATAAAGCAAATGAGGATTCACAACAAAGTAACTAACTATCCTTcccttacatatatataatgaagTAACAACGCATagcatgtttttatttttgtttatcatCGATGTTCAATATTTGTAATGAGATTTTGGTTAACATAAATTTGCGATTGTTTCCATACTCAAGCAGGACTCGAACACAAAATCTTTCATCTAGGGTGTCAACACGCATATATGTTTTAAACTTACACTCTTTGTCAACATGACTAGTACTCCACTCTTCTCCatccaaatttcaaatatttcaacatGCATATGTTGTTGATGTGCTTGTTTTAATGTGCCACACTGAAATAGTATAGTAGTTACCAAGGTCACCTGTTTTCTCACCAATCACCCAGTGACGGATCCAGAAATTTTATTTCATGGGTGCtcacttatttttagtttgagaaTTGCTATATAATGTGGGTGCTTAGTTAATacatttgaataaattattagaTATTACAAACAAATATTAGTGTTTATTGCAAAAAGCAATGGGTGCTCATAATTCATAACATACATCCGCCACTGCAATCATCCCCCTCACCCCCTTATCATATTGAAAAATTTACTCACACTCGATATATTTAATAAAGTTAACACACTTGCAGTTGTGCTAACTTTATATTTTCgtgtttgatttttgaattcgtGCTTGGAAATTCCTCTGTCCGTAAAACGTTCATTATGAAAAGTGATTCCCTCTTTAGAGCTCGATTGCATACCAAATTTCTGATcaagaataaaaatatgaaactatACTAATTTTGGTGGTGTTTAACTTATTTTCTATGCAAATGTTACATTGTTTTCTAATATGTCTTATTTTGGTAGCCTAACCTCATTGCTTTTTAATACCGTGGAACAAAACATTTCTAATGCAAGAAGGAAATTTTGGTTCTTATAATTCTTATGCATATATTATTCTgagtttcaatttgtttgtcgcttgctttcttttattttagtcAATTCTaaaaagaatgttttttttttggacaactttttaattctaatttttcacatgtaacatgtttaagatcataagattaaaagttatttgatcaattttagTATTCTACATATCTTACAGTTTAGCAtgacaagattcaaaaatcttctttatctttttaaactttgtgtcaagtcaaaactgGACATACAAATTGAAACTAAGGGAGTACTCTACATTGAATCTTCTTGGCTTATTCTTAGTGCgtttacttatttatattttgacttTCTAGTTAAAAATCCTCTATCCGTGCATGATTCATCCAAAATTGTGCCGAAAAATCTCATTTTGAGAGTAAAATGTTCCCTATAAAAAGCGATCATATTTTCAGTACTCTCGAATATGAAACCTTTATAATAAATGAGCACTTGctagtaggggtgtacatgaccgggttggttcgggtttttcaactatcaaaccaaactattagtgtaaaaattttaaatttataaatcaaaccaaactaataaaatttggattttttcgggtttttcaacctcgggttggttcgggttttttaaataccaaaccaaaccattgtgtctaatttttaaatttataaatcaaatcaaactaataaacctcggatttttttcgataaagtttgcatacaaacatataattaacttgtgctccaaatatttctttagtccaacaaaaatacaattatctaaggtgtttcttaagaaaataacacaaaatatgaatgagtgatgacactaaaatatccaataaaaattaataatgaaatcatcatataaaataaatattgcaaagtcataatgaaaatgatcataatttaaaagtactaaatcactaaaataagtttaataagtattagttacattactaaatatttaaggaaaattaaatattattgtcGTTCTTatttcttagtgttgaattgattttctttttgcattagtattaatttgattttgatttaagttttattataattatgaaCATCTATGaaatataatctttattggaccattccaaattttaagttttaaacttgaaataatatattaaaagataaaaactatgaaatagtataagaaatattttaaacttatatcaatgtaaatatttttatgtataaaataaaatttaaaaattacatatataatgtcgggtggGTTTGGTTtcgggttgtttttttttagttaaaaccaaaccaacccaaatatagtcaggtttttttttccaataccaaaccaagtcaaaccaaaccactagtcgagttttttgtttgatttgactcaatttgcggtttgattcgattttcggttcggttttgtacaccctaCTTGCTAGTCATCACAACATTAGGATTGTGGGATCCAGTTAGGTTATAACTATTGCTCAAATTAGAATTTGGTTTGATTAATTGGTTCTTCAATTATATTTAAGATGattgactaattaattaaattaggtCATGGTAAAGCTGGTCCTGTGGATTTATTAATTAGGTTTATGTGATCTTTGATCCAGAAATTAATTACAATTAAACATTCAACAAGCAAAGGTCACATAtgttaaaacataaataagcTATTGGAAAGTGAAAGTTGTCCATGATAATTCAAATTATGTAGTATGAACGTAGATAAACATAATGGGCAGGAAAATTCTTTCAATTATAGGGAAGGtatagaatttttttctttcgatGTGACGTTcaataaatttgaattcgcTCTCGTAAGTTCCACTTTGAGGAGAGGAGTAAAGCAACTCAAATTCGAGACATTTAAGTAaagatgaaggagtacttattACTGTACTACAATCTATAATGATGCTGAGGTGTAGAATTGGAACTTTTTGAATAAGAAAGAACATAATTGgtgagctactaacaaaattaatgtagatatcatattttcttctaataatttctaaagatatataattaatagaaaagGTTGGATAAAATTGACACTATTAACACTATTCGTATTgcaagaaatttttaaaagttaaaaaagatttttgataTGTAAATCAAATAAGTGCAAAGTATTTCCTATGTTCTATTTTACAATTCAgaataccaaaaaataaattttctctaaattaagagtgatttatttatttatttattgcaaTTATACCTTTACCATTAAGtaactatttttaaaacttattaatGAAGTACTATTTATACAATGTATATGCTGTCAAAtgtcaatatataaagcttaaGGGGTTATTTGATTGATGGGATTATAAGGATAATAATTTCGAAATAAAATAtgagataattaattattttattctatattTAGTTACGGTCTGTCTACAGATATTGATTAATCCCAAGATTAGACCTAAAACCCAACttcaaaaaacaataatatgTAATgaattacaaaaagaaaaagtaagtaTTGAAATTATCTTTGAGTACATACTATGATATTATCTCTCGCTTATTATTACCTTTTTCTTGTTCTTACTTCCCAATAACaagcaaaactaaaacaaaatcttaaagaaaaaatgtggaatttattatttttacattcaACATTTTGCTTATACTGTCCAACAACTTCTCCTTTAATGAATTAATTCGACGACATACatctttttttcaataattactaaaggtaattaaatatagttatataaatcctttttttcttaaataattcaTAGTAATA
This genomic window contains:
- the LOC125856196 gene encoding ABC transporter G family member 1-like; translated protein: MSRIVAQSLYDQRQMVEMLSPTIAPLLNNVGDHVTGDEAETPVHQVLTMQPQNSIPFVLSFSNLTYSVRVRRKVAFPAIYGGRAEEAPVTRTKVLLHDISGEAHDGELLAVLGASGSGKSTLIDALANRIAKESLKGEVKLNGEKLHTKLLKVISAYVMQDDLLYPMLTVEETLMFSAEFRLPRTLSKSKKKGRVQALIDQLGLRNAAKTIIGDEGHRGVSGGERRRVSIGIDIIHDPIILFLDEPTSGLDSTSAFMVVKVLQRIAQSGSIVIMSIHQPSNRILGLLDRLIFLSHGQTVYSDSPFNLPQFFVDFGHPIPENENRTEFALDSIRELEDSPDGTNNLVEFNRKWKNTNRNSATTPARYDLSLKEAISASISRGKLVSGATNDAANPTAMVPTFANPIWTEMVVLSKRSFTNSWRMPEIFFVRFSAVMVTGFILATIFWRLDNSPKGIWERLGFIAFAVSTTYYICTEALPIFIQERYIFMREMAYNAYRRSSYCLSHALVSLPGLIFLSLLFVTLTFWAVGLDGGASGFLFYFCVVLASIWAGNSFVTFLSGVVPHVMIGYIIVVALLGYFLLFSGFYMNRDRIPSYWIWFHYLSLVKYPYEAVLLNEFKDPTKCFVRGVQLFDNSQLGDLPNSIKEKLLENISETLNVAITSSTCLTSGADILLQQGITQLNKWNCLWVTIAWGFLFRILFYFSLLLGSKNKRR